A single Lactuca sativa cultivar Salinas chromosome 8, Lsat_Salinas_v11, whole genome shotgun sequence DNA region contains:
- the LOC111909192 gene encoding pentatricopeptide repeat-containing protein At5g27110 isoform X1 encodes MDATKLIPLIRNVAESKTIKHAKLVHQKVITSGQQKNIAICKNLISLFFSCQLFQSARLVFQSIENPADITLWNSLISNYTKNFMFDEALQVFEKLMHFTLLKPDSYTYPSVLKACSGLGFANFGRTIHTHLVKNGFVADVVVTSSLLGMYAKCGMFGLAVQVFDEMPERDVACWNTVISCYHRDGQYEKALDLFKKMKNDHGYEPDSVSFTTAISACSKLLNLETGKEIHKEAMRNGFGSDAFVQAALIDMYGKCGSLDMALQVFNQIPFKNLVSWNSMIAGYSLKGDSKSCIQLLWNMITQQTKPNSTTLSSSLIACSKSSNLNHGKFIHGYITRNNINPDTFIHTSLVDMYFKCNNTQSAESIFKKMAKTNVVEWNSMISGYVSVGLYLEALEIYKSMNTTQVKPDVITFTSILAACTQLGSLEIGKDIHNSIISHHFESNEMVMGAVLDMYAKCGEVEIAQQVFSRLPERDLVSWTTMITAYGAHGEAFKSLKLFQDMKKLNIKPDRVVFLAVISACSHGGLIDKGCYYFNQMVNDYGIQPKVADYSCVIDLLCRGGRVHDAYAILQKTESIREDVELLSTLFSACKLHGEIELGEKIAGLLIDKDPDDPSTYTVLANMYASTKKWDKARKVRMKMKELGLRKNPGCAWIEVDKKIEAFLVEDKSIPQAGKVYECLSVLVGHMNMDELLF; translated from the coding sequence ATGGATGCTACAAAGTTGATACCTCTCATAAGAAATGTAGCTGAATCAAAAACGATTAAACATGCCAAACTCGTTCACCAAAAAGTAATCACCTCAGGCCAACAGAAGAACATTGCAATATGCAAAAACCTCATTAGTCTCTTCTTCTCTTGCCAATTATTCCAATCTGCTAGGCTAGTTTTTCAATCTATTGAAAACCCTGCAGATATCACATTATGGAACAGTTTAATTTCAAATTACACAAAGAATTTCATGTTCGATGAAGCTCTTCAAGTCTTCGAAAAGCTCATGCATTTCACTCTCTTGAAACCTGATAGTTACACATACCCAAGTGTATTAAAGGCCTGTAGTGGACTAGGGTTTGCAAACTTCGGTAGAACGATCCATACGCATTTGGTTAAAAACGGGTTTGTGGCTGATGTTGTTGTTACTAGTTCTTTGCTTGGGATGTATGCAAAATGTGGTATGTTTGGGTTAGCAGTccaagtgttcgatgaaatgcctgagAGAGATGTCGCTTGTTGGAATACAGTGATCTCTTGTTATCATCGTGATGGGCAGTATGAGAAAGCATTGGACTTGTTTAAAAAGATGAAAAATGATCATGGGTATGAACCTGATTCTGTATCATTCACAACAGCCATATCCGCTTGTTCTAAGCTTTTGAATCTTGAAACAGGTAAGGAGATTCATAAGGAAGCCATGAGAAACGGTTTTGGATCCGATGCTTTCGTTCAAGCTGCTCTGATCGACATGTATGGTAAATGTGGTTCTTTAGATATGGCTCTACAAGTTTTCAACCAAATCCCTTTCAAGAATCTCGTTTCTTGGAACTCCATGATTGCAGGATACAGCTTAAAAGGTGATAGCAAATCTTGCATTCAACTTCTATGGAATATGATCACACAACAAACTAAACCAAATTCAACAACTTTAAGCAGTTCACTAATCGCTTGTTCCAAATCCTCAAACTTGAACCATGGTAAGTTCATCCATGGCTACATAACACGAAACAACATAAACCCCGATACCTTTATTCATACCTCACTTGTTGACATGTACTTCAAATGTAACAACACTCAATCAGCCGAATCCATCTTCAAGAAAATGGCAAAAACAAATGTTGTAGAATGGAACTCAATGATTTCCGGATACGTATCCGTAGGCTTGTATCTTGAAGCTCTTGAAATCTATAAATCCATGAATACAACCCAAGTGAAACCTGATGTGATCACATTTACAAGCATATTAGCAGCATGTACACAACTTGGATCACTAGAAATCGGTAAGGATATTCATAATTCTATCATTTCTCACCACTTTGAATCGAATGAAATGGTCATGGGAGCTGTTCTTGATATGTATGCTAAATGTGGAGAAGTGGAAATAGCTCAACAGGTTTTTAGTCGATTACCTGAGAGAGATCTTGTTTCTTGGACTACTATGATAACAGCTTATGGGGCTCATGGGGAAGCTTTTAAATCGCTAAAACTCTTCCAAGATATGAAGAAACTGAATATAAAACCAGATAGAGTTGTGTTTTTAGCAGTGATTTCGGCTTGTAGCCATGGAGGATTGATTGACAAAGGGTGTTATTACTTCAACCAAATGGTTAATGATTATGGGATCCAACCAAAAGTTGCAGATTACTCATGTGTAATAGATCTTCTTTGTCGTGGTGGAAGAGTACATGATGCTTATGCTATTCTGCAAAAGACTGAAAGCATTAGAGAGGATGTTGAACTGTTGAGCACATTGTTTTCAGCATGTAAGTTACATGGGGAGATAGAATTGGGTGAGAAAATTGCGGGTTTGCTTATTGATAAAGATCCTGATGATCCATCAACGTATACTGTGTTAGCTAACATGTATGCTTCAACCAAGAAATGGGATAAAGCAAGAAAAGTGAGGATGAAGATGAAAGAGCTTGGATTGAGAAAGAATCCTGGGTGTGCTTGGATTGAAGTTGATAAAAAGATTGAAGCTTTTTTGGTGGAAGACAAATCGATCCCTCAAGCAGGAAAGGTGTATGAATGTTTATCTGTTCTTGTTGGTCATATGAACATGGATGAACTTTTGTTTTAG
- the LOC111909192 gene encoding pentatricopeptide repeat-containing protein At5g27110 isoform X2 codes for MDATKLIPLIRNVAESKTIKHAKLVHQKVITSGQQKNIAICKNLISLFFSCQLFQSARLVFQSIENPADITLWNSLISNYTKNFMFDEALQVFEKLMHFTLLKPDSYTYPSVLKACSGLGFANFGRTIHTHLVKNGFVADVVVTSSLLGMYAKCGMFGLAVQVFDEMPERDVACWNTVISCYHRDGQYEKALDLFKKMKNDHGYEPDSVSFTTAISACSKLLNLETGKEIHKEAMRNGFGSDAFVQAALIDMYGYSLKGDSKSCIQLLWNMITQQTKPNSTTLSSSLIACSKSSNLNHGKFIHGYITRNNINPDTFIHTSLVDMYFKCNNTQSAESIFKKMAKTNVVEWNSMISGYVSVGLYLEALEIYKSMNTTQVKPDVITFTSILAACTQLGSLEIGKDIHNSIISHHFESNEMVMGAVLDMYAKCGEVEIAQQVFSRLPERDLVSWTTMITAYGAHGEAFKSLKLFQDMKKLNIKPDRVVFLAVISACSHGGLIDKGCYYFNQMVNDYGIQPKVADYSCVIDLLCRGGRVHDAYAILQKTESIREDVELLSTLFSACKLHGEIELGEKIAGLLIDKDPDDPSTYTVLANMYASTKKWDKARKVRMKMKELGLRKNPGCAWIEVDKKIEAFLVEDKSIPQAGKVYECLSVLVGHMNMDELLF; via the exons ATGGATGCTACAAAGTTGATACCTCTCATAAGAAATGTAGCTGAATCAAAAACGATTAAACATGCCAAACTCGTTCACCAAAAAGTAATCACCTCAGGCCAACAGAAGAACATTGCAATATGCAAAAACCTCATTAGTCTCTTCTTCTCTTGCCAATTATTCCAATCTGCTAGGCTAGTTTTTCAATCTATTGAAAACCCTGCAGATATCACATTATGGAACAGTTTAATTTCAAATTACACAAAGAATTTCATGTTCGATGAAGCTCTTCAAGTCTTCGAAAAGCTCATGCATTTCACTCTCTTGAAACCTGATAGTTACACATACCCAAGTGTATTAAAGGCCTGTAGTGGACTAGGGTTTGCAAACTTCGGTAGAACGATCCATACGCATTTGGTTAAAAACGGGTTTGTGGCTGATGTTGTTGTTACTAGTTCTTTGCTTGGGATGTATGCAAAATGTGGTATGTTTGGGTTAGCAGTccaagtgttcgatgaaatgcctgagAGAGATGTCGCTTGTTGGAATACAGTGATCTCTTGTTATCATCGTGATGGGCAGTATGAGAAAGCATTGGACTTGTTTAAAAAGATGAAAAATGATCATGGGTATGAACCTGATTCTGTATCATTCACAACAGCCATATCCGCTTGTTCTAAGCTTTTGAATCTTGAAACAGGTAAGGAGATTCATAAGGAAGCCATGAGAAACGGTTTTGGATCCGATGCTTTCGTTCAAGCTGCTCTGATCGACATGTATG GATACAGCTTAAAAGGTGATAGCAAATCTTGCATTCAACTTCTATGGAATATGATCACACAACAAACTAAACCAAATTCAACAACTTTAAGCAGTTCACTAATCGCTTGTTCCAAATCCTCAAACTTGAACCATGGTAAGTTCATCCATGGCTACATAACACGAAACAACATAAACCCCGATACCTTTATTCATACCTCACTTGTTGACATGTACTTCAAATGTAACAACACTCAATCAGCCGAATCCATCTTCAAGAAAATGGCAAAAACAAATGTTGTAGAATGGAACTCAATGATTTCCGGATACGTATCCGTAGGCTTGTATCTTGAAGCTCTTGAAATCTATAAATCCATGAATACAACCCAAGTGAAACCTGATGTGATCACATTTACAAGCATATTAGCAGCATGTACACAACTTGGATCACTAGAAATCGGTAAGGATATTCATAATTCTATCATTTCTCACCACTTTGAATCGAATGAAATGGTCATGGGAGCTGTTCTTGATATGTATGCTAAATGTGGAGAAGTGGAAATAGCTCAACAGGTTTTTAGTCGATTACCTGAGAGAGATCTTGTTTCTTGGACTACTATGATAACAGCTTATGGGGCTCATGGGGAAGCTTTTAAATCGCTAAAACTCTTCCAAGATATGAAGAAACTGAATATAAAACCAGATAGAGTTGTGTTTTTAGCAGTGATTTCGGCTTGTAGCCATGGAGGATTGATTGACAAAGGGTGTTATTACTTCAACCAAATGGTTAATGATTATGGGATCCAACCAAAAGTTGCAGATTACTCATGTGTAATAGATCTTCTTTGTCGTGGTGGAAGAGTACATGATGCTTATGCTATTCTGCAAAAGACTGAAAGCATTAGAGAGGATGTTGAACTGTTGAGCACATTGTTTTCAGCATGTAAGTTACATGGGGAGATAGAATTGGGTGAGAAAATTGCGGGTTTGCTTATTGATAAAGATCCTGATGATCCATCAACGTATACTGTGTTAGCTAACATGTATGCTTCAACCAAGAAATGGGATAAAGCAAGAAAAGTGAGGATGAAGATGAAAGAGCTTGGATTGAGAAAGAATCCTGGGTGTGCTTGGATTGAAGTTGATAAAAAGATTGAAGCTTTTTTGGTGGAAGACAAATCGATCCCTCAAGCAGGAAAGGTGTATGAATGTTTATCTGTTCTTGTTGGTCATATGAACATGGATGAACTTTTGTTTTAG